The sequence below is a genomic window from Theobroma cacao cultivar B97-61/B2 chromosome 6, Criollo_cocoa_genome_V2, whole genome shotgun sequence.
CTGAAAAATGTTTTACGCCTTTAAAAGATGTAAgatatttttcatgattaacCCTGTTAACTTGCaaaatgttttacatttaaaattaattttttatcttccAAACAAGTATAAGTCCTGAAAACGTTTTtcgaaaaatattttacttcaAACAAAACAGACCTGTAATATCAAACTCGCCAATGAAAGAGAAATGTAAAAACTCTTGACAAGTTCAAAGGGGAAGTGAACATTTTGTTTTGCCTAATATGATTATCAAAAATACATTTGAAGGACAAAGAAAGCcaaacatataataataatatgcaTTTTATAAGGTGTCCTTTCAAGATTTCTCATCATAGCAATTAAAAGAgcatcaatttctttttctttttttgaattaaaagagaattacCTATTTATATATGGTAGTCAAATTAGTAGTATTATTATTCAGATTCTTATTAAAAGCTTGTCCTTTTCTTCAACTACATTGAAAGCAATGTGTCCATTAATAATTCAACTACATTGGAATTAATGTGACCTTTTCTTATTAATAATTCAACTATATTGAAAGCAATGTGTCCTTTTCTGATTAATACTTCTTATTATCTTAGTACCAACCAATCACTGGTGCAGCTACTAAACAATCCTAATTCTAATGGGTGAAACATGGCCGAGAGAAGTCTAAGTCAATACATTAGCTCACCACAAATTCATCAAAACAAGCAGTCAATCTCCTCAAACCCacaattcatttcttttttctttgttcatcaatcaaatatttgatcACTAAATCATGATAAATTTGTGCTTAATCTCAATCTCAACGGAGGATACAGTCTCTCGTTGCTGGGATTGCATTGTTTAACATGCAAGTTATACACGTAAGCTTGAAGATAATCTCAAAGCTCTTAGTGTGGAATTGGCAAAACTGAATGCGCAAAGGGATGACGTGAAGCGAAGGGTAGATCTTGCCGAACAACAACGTATGGTGCCGCTCAACCAAGTTCAACTCTGGCTTTCAAGGGTGCAGATTGTGAGAGCTGAAGCTGAGGTATTGATCAAAGGTGGCACTCAACAAATTCAGAAATTATGTTTTGGTGGCTGCTTTTCCAAGAATTGTAAGTCTAGCTACAACTTTGGTAAACAAGTGACTAGAAAACTTGCAGAAATAGTTGATCTAAAGAATGAAGGAGATTTTGAAAGGGTAGCTAAGAATGAACTTGCACCCCAAGTGGATGTAAGACCTACTGAGCCCACGGTGGGTTTGGAATCAACATTGGCTAATGTCTGGCACTTACTTGAAGAAAAAGGTGTGGGCATTATTGGGTTATATGGCTTGGGAGGAGTTGGTAAAACAACACTCTGGACCCAAATTAACAACAAGTTAAGCAATAACCTAATCGATTATGATATTGTAATTTGGGTGGTGACTTCTAAAGATCACACTATCGAAAAGGTTCAAATGAGTTGTGGCAGAATAAAAGTTGCGATGAGAAAGCTACAGATATTTTCAGAGTGTTGATCAAAAAAAGTTTGTTCTACTGTTGGATGATGTGTGGGAGCGGGTGGATTTGATCAAAGTTGGAATAACTGTACCGAATTAGGAAAATGATTCTAAACTAGTTTTTACTACTCGTTCTTTAGAGGTATGTGGAGAAATGGAAGCTCATGAGAAAATCGAAGTAAAATGTTTAAGCGAAAATGCAGcttggaaattgtttaaagagAAGGTTGGAGGAGAAACCCTTGACAGCCATCTTGACATTCGAGGGCTAGCTAAACAAGTACCTGCAAAGTGTGGAGGACTGCCACTTGCACTGATTACAATCGGTCAAGCCATGGCTTGCAAGAAGATGCCCCAAGATTAGAAGTATGCGATTGAGGTCTTAAAAGAGTTTCCGCATAAATTAGCAAGAATGGATGAACAGGTGTAtcctcttttaaaatttagttatgaTAGCTTGCTTATTAACACGATGAGGTCTTGCCTTTTGTACTGTAGTTTGTTTTCTaaatattctaaaattttcatttatggGTTAATAGGTTTTTGGTTTTGCGAGGGATTTTTGAATGAATTTGACAACATAAGTAGAGCTCGAATGCAAGGGTACAACATTATCAATTCTCTTCTCAATGCATGTTTATTAGAAAGGGATGAAGATGTAAAATTTGTAAGGATGCATGATGTAATCCATGACATGCTTTTGTGGATAGCACGTGAGTGTGAAGCACTTGAGAAGAAATTTCTTGTACGAGTAGGGGAAGGATCAATTGAGGCATTTGATGTTGGAAATTGGGAAGGGGTGAGAATGTCATTGGTGAAGAATGGAATTGAAGATCTAAGAGGAAACCCTGCATACCCTAATCTTCAAACTTTATTTCTCATCGACAACAAGTTGAAGGTGATTAGTGATGGTTTCTTTCAATTATGCCCAATTTGAGAGTTCTAGTCTTgtctttaaatttaaatctctGTGAGTTGTCAAAGGGAATTTCAGAACTAATTTCACTAGAGTATCTTGATTTGTCATATACAGGAATAAAAGAGTTACCAATTGAGTTGAATAGgttgtcaaaattaaaatttttgaaattatttgaGACATATTATGTGCCAAAAATCCCACGACAGCTGATATGTAGATTTTCAAAGTTGAAAAGATTCGTAATGACTACGTCAGAATCTTGTGGAGATGAAATGGATGAAGACAATATCCTAAATGGTGACAATGAAGGTTTAATAAAGGAATTAAAATACTTGCAACATTTGGATGAGCTGATTATAGaaataaaatgtatttttgcTTTAGAAAGCCTTTTGAGCTCGCACAAGTTACGAGGATACACTGAGCATTTATGCCTCCGAGATTTAAGGAAGACAAAGGTATTGAATGCTTTATGTTTAGCAAATATGGAGCATTTAGAGCGCCTAAATATTAGCTGTTGTAAAAGCTTGGAAGAGATGGCAATAAGGAAGATGGAGAAGGAATTAGAAGAAGGAACCTCCTCACTCTTTCCAActaatattaatacttttaGTCCTTGCTTCCACGCACTGAACCGGGTTTGCATAAGCAAATGCATCAACTTGACGGACATGGCATGGCTTATTTTTGCTCCAAATCTGAAGTGTCTTAGTGTAATGTTTTGCTTAAGAATGGAAGGAATAATAAGTGAAGTTGCAACTGTGGTTGGAGTTCCGTAGCCAAGCCCATTTGCTAAGCTAGAAAGCTTGATTTACGAGAACTACTAGAATTGAAGAGCATATATTGGGATGCCCTACCTTTCCCATGTTTGAGGCAAATCAAAGAATTCAACTgcccaaaattgaaaaagctTCCGCTCAACTTTGACAGTGGGAAACAAATCAGCATTGAAGGATATGAGGAGTGGTGGGAAGAGCTTCAATGGAAGGATGAAGCCACTCGAAATGCTTTTTTACCCTCTTTCAAACGTGTAGATTGGTGGAAAGAGGTAGACTTCAAGGATGAAGCCACTCTACGTCCTACGTTTTGGCAACGATAAAACTATAAAGGAAAGGTATGTCATATTTTAGAAGCAATTTTTCccttatttttctctcttatatTATCATTGTCTTCAAAGGTGAGATGACATGCTAACTGTGTTTGATATGATAAGGTCTCTAAAATTCCTGTCCCAGTAGTATTCATTTATTCATCAATCATTTTAATCCCTAATTCATCCAATATATTTGGCAACTAGTAAATTTTCTTGCTTCGAATGAcccaataatttttaattcttcatAGTCCTCATTACATGTACAGTAAACACATCTTTGGGAACAACTAAAGAAGCACTAATAAATTTTCTGCACATCTGCATGTCTTCGTATTCATTGGGCAGAGACTGGCGCATGGACAAGTCAATCAGTTTGATGATAGCTACATGTATGTTGAAATCAACattgaaagagagaaaggatgCTGGAAAGAGGTAGAATGGGAAGACAAGACACTTACTCCATGGTCTAATAACTTTATGGGGTTATGATCTTGAGGAATAAAAAACAATGAAGAACTCAGATGTAATAAACCACAAAGTCTTGTTTGGTTTTCTTCTCACTTGTCAAGTTTAGTTTGTCTTGGACCGAGATTGTAATTTGGATGTTCTGTTTTGTGTGGTTGTCTTGTTTTCATCATATCCCATACTTGATTTGTTTGGCGAAATTTCTATTTATATCTATCACTTGATAGTTCTCAACTACAGTGAAACAAAAATTAGAACTGTTTTCTTCTACATCTCTGCTTGCTGTCATTTTAGTTCTTGTCATGAGGTTTGCCATCTAAACCACGTTGCTTAGGAATTTAACAGGaccctttatttttttctttgaaaactaAATATCAGTAGATATTGCTGGTATGGTGAAGGTCAGTCGAATAAACCATCTTGATGGCATTGGAGTCCATCAGTGAACAACACTAGTTCAATGTAAAGGCTTTTCTAGTTGTCTTCTATTCCTATGGTAATGACAATGATATTAGCCTTGTAAGTTGCCTAATCTATCTTCCTAAAAAAATGTTGCTTTCCCATGTAAATGACTGATTCTTCTCCTCCCTATCTGCTCCTCTGTTCCTTGCCGcctcctctctctttctcttccctCTCTTCTATTTGAAGTCCATGACAAAGATGGAAAAACAAACAACTTGTTAGTGTGGAGTTTCAATCTGAAAATGGCTATGGCTTCAATAATTTTACCTTTCCCCCCGATGCAAGTTATATGAAAACCCGATTGGAGAGTTTCACATCCTGCTACAAATTACAAAATGTTTTACAACTCCGAGACACAAATTTCACTTGAAACTTCCTTGTTCATATTGGCAAAAATCTGAAACCAGTCAACCAGGATAATGCAAACATGCCATTCGTGGATTTTATCTGTATTCTCAGAGTAAGACAACGGAAAGCGTTTGGGATTTAACTAGGATCTCATGGCCTATCCATTTGTTTGAGGAAGAAGTGATGTGGACTTTTTGATTGAACATCCAAATTCTGCAGAAGCATCCTGGAATATAAAAGTTTGGAAATGCCATCAGGAATATACTGGAATCTACCTTGTTGTAATCTTCATGGTTCCAGCCTTCAAGAGCATTGCGGTGATGCGAATAATTTGCCTGGGGTTCTAAAGAATTGCTTGCAATGTAGTATTCATATGTACTTCTTGCTGCTTCAACCTCCACCAATCATTGAAACTCTGACAGGAAGAAGAGATGAAGCTTGGAAAAAGGCATCCGTCTGAGGTAGCAAAAAGCTTGCCTGGATGGGAACGCAAGTTTATGTCTTACAAGGCGTTGAAGAAGCAAGTGAAACTGATAAATCCCCATTGTAATGGAAAGAAAGGGTCAAGATCAGGCGATAGAAAATTGTCAGAGGGTGGAAGCAATGCGGGGAATTCACCAGCACAAGGCACGGGTTCATTAGACAGGGAGCTCAATAAGATTAATACCTATTATATTGACAAACAGGAAGATTATGTCATCAGATTTCGGGTAATATTATCAGATCTCCCCCTCAGCAGAATAAATCGAAACTTTCTAAAAAAGacttaatattaaattattaggTTGCCTATTGGTTTCAATATTCTGTTATAGTATATTTCCATGTATGCCTGTATTCGCTTTTCTTCCTTCAAGGACATTGTGATTCTGTGCTTTCTTGAGGTAGATAACCCTGCAATCAGCTCAGTGGTCATTGTCAGATTATTCCAGAGCTCAGGGTCGCAAGACATCAAGTATATTATCATATCCGAACCAAACAGGAACAAGTTATAAATTCAAGCTTTCACTTTACAAAGTTTATTAAGGGATAAAAATACtgagtttttattttagtaGGAATTCAACTAAAAGttgatgtttatttgtttttcagttgtattataatatttgaattctATTCCTAATTTcaattggatttttttttttaactttttccaGTTGTATTATAACACTTTAAATATATTCCTAATTTGAATTGGACTTATGATGtcaaacaatataaaaacttaatttctATTCATTTAAGTGTAACTTAAAAAAGAGCACAACATACCCCGCAGAAAGCCAGGTAATTCTCTTTTCTATATCTTTTGTGgtttttcataatattttacttttgcatattgtttcattaataaaaaagttCATATTTTTAGACTATTGATCTAAGAAAACATGGAGAATGCTGAAGCAGATTGGAAAAATCTTCCAacactttgtttctttttgattCTTGACAAATTAAAAGCTTCTGGTACGCTGGTTCAATTTGGTGCAGTTTGCAAGAATTGGTATTCagtttttaatgattttcttgACTCAAGAAGGCGATCAGCGCTTAATCTAGTTCCCATGCTGGTGATTCCAACCAAAAAGAGCAACAAAAATCGAAAATTATACAGTTTACAAGCCAAAGCAAAAATTTGCAACATTGAGTTACCAAAATCTTATGGTACGAGATTTTGTGGTTCTTGTTATGATTGGTTGGCCATGGTGGATGAGAATATGATTATAACTCTCTTAAACCCTTTTAAGGATGGAATCACAATTGATCTTCCTAAAATTGAAGTTGTCAAGACATCGAGCTACCAATACGACATTCAGAAGGTTATCTTATCAGTTGACCCATTATCGTATCCAGATAATTATGTGGTGGTTGTTATTCATGGCACGCATTACAGATTAGCTTTCTACAAATCTGGGCAAAGAGATTGGATATATCTGGATAAGGATTTCACTCTTTTCAccgatattattttttatagaagTTTAGTTTATGCTATTGGAAATTGGAATATGATAGTTTCTTTTGATGTTAATGATAGTAGTCTCGATGACACTTTGAAACCACCAAAGTTGAAGACACTTGTGCCTGCAGACAAATGGTATCAAAATTTAGATAACTATTCATATAAAGCATATCTTGTTGAGTCATCAAAGGGAAATTTATTCTCTATAAAAAGAGATTTGGATTTTGACAAGGATGATAATTATTTGActaagaatttcaaaattttcaagttgattttggaTGATCAAAGTGGTGAATTGTTAGAGCAAAAGGAGGTGAAGAACATAGACGGAGATGTAGTGTTTGTGGGAGATAACAGAACCTTAGCCATCTCAATTTTAGATTTTCCTGAAGCAGAACAGCCGAATTCTATATATTTCATAGATGATTTGTTCGATATGTATGCATATCAGCCATATGGTCCTCGAGATGTTGGTATTTTCCATATAAAAGATGAAACTCTTGCAGAACATTATCAATTCAAACCTTCACATAAAAATCTACCTCCTTATACTTGGATTTTACCaccaattaattttaaattaaagtcagtttaaatttgttttagtttggGTATTTGAAGCTCTCTGAAGtcatgtaatattttaattttatatataaaatttggcttttcttttaaattttcctcAATTATCATTATACTATTACACTAGGatcaaaagtaaaaataaaaataaattattcggtagcataataaaaaatgaaaatcggaaaaattcaaataaagcCTCCCTTACTTCCTTCTTTCCCTTCACGGCCACTGTCCATTCCACCCCGGGCGGCCGTCCTCCACCTAAGCCACCATTCCAATCTCTAAATCCCAATTTTGGCCTCCAAAACCCCAACGTTCTGCAATTCATCTTAGCCCTAACAACCCAAATCCAACCACAACAGGTACTCTAATCCAAGCAGCTGCCACAGTCAGCCTTAGAAACAGAGAGACACCACACTGCCTCTGGCGTAGTCCCGAAGAAGGTTCGGGAAAGAGCCGACCAGGCCGTGAAGCAGGCGTGGCGCGAGCTTATTGCGCCCAGAAAGAGTGTTACGGCTTGGAAAGTTTCTCAGGCAGCGCCCCACCGGCAGTCCCGGTGGCGCTCCAAGCTGATTCTTGGAGCTCGTTGGGATTGGATATGCACCGGACTCCGTCTCTTCAAAAGGCTATAAGCATTGAGGAAGGGTAATTAGacaaatgaaatgatatgTTTGTATATAAGCATGTTTTGTTGCGATTTAGTGGTTAGTATGGATATTGAAATCCTTGAGGTAGGCTAAGGAGGAACTGGATGCCAATTTTTGGAAGAACCCAAAgtgaaaatgttaaaattatttggagaatgaaatgcatggttttacttttatataagaatatttatgttaggaatgttataatgttttagaattttagtcaacttttaatttttaaaaagaatttaatttactttaataGCTAGTAACAAGCAATTACAGAAAAGCAAGTAGCAAAAGCAACAACTAAACAGAGCCTTAAGGGAAGAGTAggtttattatttaatttaaatttttttattttttgacttttgagAGTTAAAGATATCTATTTCAGCAAAAATATGGAGTTATATGGAATTATAAACTTTGATGAGCAGGGAATGAGCAGGGCGTATCTCTCTAGCCACATTGAAAACAGCTTTTCACTTGTAGCagacaaaattgaaaatttctacCCTGCTGCAATTGGAGACCAAATTATTGTTTGAAACATAATGATTATTTCCTTcaatccctttttttttttttctaatttcttcCTTTCTACTCTTTATATTGTTTACGTAAATGCGTCTATTCAATGTTTTGTGGGAGGATGGAAAATTACTACGTTGTATGAGTTAGACATGGCAATATGTGGTAATGAGGGTGTTAAGACGTTTAAAATGCTGGGGCTTGGCCCTTTGCTCCATCATCCGCTTGTCTTGCGGTACTTCCTACTAAACTCTGATTATATGGAAGTGTTTAAAGTAACAAGTGAGGGTCTAATTGCTCACTTCATGAATATATGGACTGTcatgaaaatcaaaaaattattattgatgaattttggattttgttGCTGACAAGCAAGCTTTCATGTGCAAGGAAAAGCTTGGCATGCATATTTGAAGCTTGACGTATGTATTGCATATCTTCCTACTAACTTTTAGTAGGAAAAGTCTCATGCACTGATAGAACCAATGCCTTTAGAGCTGCATAAAACTTTTTCAGAAAGCATGgcttattttgattttagatTTGTTTTACAGGGATGTATCATGATTTTGTCCCAAATCAGTGAACACTGCTCATAAATTACCACCTCTGATATCTAATCTGTTGGTTCAAAGGCACATTGTTGATTATTATGACCTGGCAAAACTTCATTAGTAtagtataaattatttataactcTTAGGCCTTAACAGTAAAGGAGTTGGCCTTTTAGTGGTCGTGGAGCTGATATATTGCTTCGCGGACTGTGCCAgtacttattattattgcccTTCTGCTATTTTTTGAGTGGATGCAACGAGCTGAGACTGTGTTATGCTACATGAAGTATGCTTGTTACTTGGCATAGTGGAGTGGATACAGAATTTTGCTGCATTTTGTTCCACTGATATCAGTAACATCTTTCTGTCCTCTGAGGGATTAGGGATGAAAACTGGCAGGTCTGAGTTAAAAACAAGGTCAAACTGTATGCAAAATACAATAGGTAGGCTTTCCTATgcagagaaagaaaacaaagtatTTGATAGGACATACAAGCAACCCGAAGTTTGTCACATGATTGATGGTGCAGAAGTTTCTGCGGAGACATTGGGCAATAAGAACAGAAAACAATCATCTAGAGTTGATGAACAGAAAGATGTGGCCTTGGTTATTGAGTCAATCAGGCGAGATGAGTTCCATCTGGATCCAAATCTGTCAGATATGGAGAGCAGAATGTTAAATAAGCAGCATGCTTGCATCGGGAGAGCACTCCATTTTCTTTCTAAGGAGTTATGCTCTCAGGACTCACATTTTCTTCTGGAGCTTGTAAGtttgctttttgctttttttttttttatttgtgtgCAGTAGGTCTGTGCATGCTGTAAAATGTTgcttaaattaaataagttttggACTCACAATTTGTTATGAAACTTAATTTctaaattacaaaaaagaCTAGTGGGAAACTCCTTTTCCATAGTAGCTTGGAAATATGTTAGAGGACAAATTTATATTCAGATATTTTATCTTAGGTATCTGTATTCTTGAAggtcatttttaatatttaggcAGTTGGTTTTTTGCCACATGTGGACCCACTGGAGCAGCATCGTATTTTTGTGCATGTCAGtccaatatttttaatatttaagttTGTAGGTTatccttaaaaaaatatttataacacattggtattttttgtttat
It includes:
- the LOC18595293 gene encoding uncharacterized protein LOC18595293 isoform X4, with the translated sequence MLHEVCLLLGIVEWIQNFAAFCSTDISNIFLSSEGLGMKTGRSELKTRSNCMQNTIGRLSYAEKENKVFDRTYKQPEVCHMIDGAEVSAETLGNKNRKQSSRVDEQKDVALVIESIRRDEFHLDPNLSDMESRMLNKQHACIGRALHFLSKELCSQDSHFLLELVENADDNVYSETVEPTLTSILQEPGIILFNNEQGFSAQNIRALCDSGSSTKKVSVGCVGKKGIGFKSVFQVTDAPEIHSNGFPVKFDISDGWDIKISTICQMI
- the LOC18595293 gene encoding uncharacterized protein LOC18595293 isoform X1; protein product: MLHEVCLLLGIVEWIQNFAAFCSTDISNIFLSSEGLGMKTGRSELKTRSNCMQNTIGRLSYAEKENKVFDRTYKQPEVCHMIDGAEVSAETLGNKNRKQSSRVDEQKDVALVIESIRRDEFHLDPNLSDMESRMLNKQHACIGRALHFLSKELCSQDSHFLLELVENADDNVYSETVEPTLTSILQEPGIILFNNEQGFSAQNIRALCDSGSSTKKVSVGCVGKKGIGFKSVFQVTDAPEIHSNGFPVKFDISDGWVGFVLPTLVPSCNVDSFEMLLSGDNNQLDNKCWITCFVSVTSKGNDKINIISMFSDFHPSV
- the LOC18595293 gene encoding uncharacterized protein LOC18595293 isoform X3 translates to MLHEVCLLLGIVEWIQNFAAFCSTDISNIFLSSEGLGMKTGRSELKTRSNCMQNTIGRLSYAEKENKVFDRTYKQPEVCHMIDGAEVSAETLGNKNRKQSSRVDEQKDVALVIESIRRDEFHLDPNLSDMESRMLNKQHACIGRALHFLSKELCSQDSHFLLELVENADDNVYSETVEPTLTSILQEPGIILFNNEQGFSAQNIRALCDSGSSTKKVSVGCVGKKGIGFKSVFQVTDAPEIHSNGFPVKFDISDGWAPVYGVLEHAQ
- the LOC18595293 gene encoding uncharacterized protein LOC18595293 isoform X2, which codes for MLHEVCLLLGIVEWIQNFAAFCSTDISNIFLSSEGLGMKTGRSELKTRSNCMQNTIGRLSYAEKENKVFDRTYKQPEVCHMIDGAEVSAETLGNKNRKQSSRVDEQKDVALVIESIRRDEFHLDPNLSDMESRMLNKQHACIGRALHFLSKELCSQDSHFLLELVENADDNVYSETVEPTLTSILQEPGIILFNNEQGFSAQNIRALCDSGSSTKKVSVGCVGKKGIGFKSVFQVTDAPEIHSNGFPVKFDISDGWIFILPYDSFSTGSSVWCFGTCSIILLLLLEKKFWQMVL